A genome region from Gigantopelta aegis isolate Gae_Host chromosome 3, Gae_host_genome, whole genome shotgun sequence includes the following:
- the LOC121390092 gene encoding uncharacterized protein LOC121390092: MVKIRGMNNSTETNSTTNTTDTSPFSETIWELPSSLVVITLAYLCVNILVSLFINSLLIIIIQCSPALRTPPNSHLVNICINNILLSISMLLSMVCVKINTIDISEEGSNALSGIQLFIVLNALLQYWGSFAAIGYYRFKTIKEPSLSLKTRRHMVSKSISGNWIVSLILSMTCSLSFASTSSDLNITLDPFRVNYYIPSKHKFSVDQLIIFLVIICSFLVGFTIIVFSYYKIFKMLNIAVSFAKNRVRPWQRTQSVSVENLDVPVQRTYQPTKANPTQHAFTVSNNLENCMVHYQKCDHSLCFEDIIALENPIQAASRKNNPPNKMPVQATLSNISMTSQKSRCPDFTDISLGADMDRIQKLKNSSALQNQSLRRARMSVSGAARNYLVMFCAYLVCSIPLVVCSVPGALDKVSPENRLFTLFFCRLLFCVNAPIYPAWYLLFSRRVRKCLSKMNENLLSCFSIRR, translated from the coding sequence ATGGTTAAGATCAGAGGCATGAACAATTCAACAGAAACGAACTCGACAACCAACACGACAGACACATCACCATTTTCTGAAACGATATGGGAACTACCTTCAAGTCTGGTGGTCATCACCCTTGCGTATCTGTGTGTCAACATCCTCGTGAGTCTTTTCATCAACTCTCTTCTGATCATTATCATCCAGTGCTCGCCAGCTCTGAGGACGCCGCCCAACAGCCATCTTGTCAACATCTGCATCAACAACATCCTGTTGAGCATCAGCATGCTGCTATCGATGGTGTGTGTGAAAATCAACACAATCGACATCAGCGAAGAGGGTTCGAATGCCCTTTCGGGTATACAGCTGTTCATTGTGCTCAATGCGTTGCTCCAGTATTGGGGATCATTCGCTGCCATTGGTTACTACAGATTCAAGACCATCAAAGAACCGTCTCTGTCGCTAAAGACCAGACGACATATGGTATCCAAATCCATTTCAGGAAACTGGATTGTGTCTCTCATTCTGAGTATGACTTGCAGTTTATCTTTTGCAAGTACTTCTTCAGACCTGAACATCACATTGGACCCTTTCAGGGTAAATTATTACATTCCATCTAAACACAAATTCAGCGTGGATCAGCTAATTATCTTCTTGGTTATTATATGTTCTTTTCTTGTGGGATTTACAATAATAGTGTTctcatattacaaaatatttaaaatgttaaacatcgCCGTCTCGTTTGCCAAAAACCGTGTGCGACCGTGGCAAAGAACACAAAGTGTTTCAGTGGAAAACTTAGATGTTCCTGTTCAAAGAACATACCAACCGACAAAAGCAAATCCCACACAACATGCCTTCACAGTATCAAACAATCTGGAAAACTGTATGGTCCATTACCAAAAATGCGACCATAGTTTGTGCTTTGAGGACATCATAGCTCTGGAAAATCCAATCCAGGCAGCTAGCCGCAAAAACAACCCTCCTAATAAGATGCCTGTTCAAGCTACGCTGAGCAATATTAGCATGACCTCCCAGAAAAGCAGGTGTCcagatttcactgatatttcacTTGGTGCTGATATGGACAGGATTCAAAAGCTGAAGAACTCGTCTGCCTTACAAAATCAGTCTCTCCGACGAGCCAGAATGAGCGTTAGCGGCGCGGCCAGGAACTATTTGGTCATGTTCTGTGCGTATCTTGTCTGCTCTATACCCCTGGTCGTCTGCTCGGTTCCAGGTGCCTTAGACAAAGTATCTCCAGAGAACAGACTGTTTACACTCTTCTTTTGTCGTCTGCTGTTCTGTGTCAATGCACCTATATACCCAGCTTGGTACCTCTTGTTCAGCAGACGTGTTCGAAAGTGTTTAAGTAAGATGAATGAAAATTTATTATCCTGTTTCAGCATCAGAAGGTAA